In Myxocyprinus asiaticus isolate MX2 ecotype Aquarium Trade chromosome 3, UBuf_Myxa_2, whole genome shotgun sequence, the following proteins share a genomic window:
- the LOC127426121 gene encoding zinc finger and BTB domain-containing protein 20-like: protein MTERIHHINLHNFSNSVLETLNEQRNRGHFCDVTVRIHGSMLRAHRCVLAAGSPFFQDKLLLGYSDIEIPSVVSVQSVQKLIDFMYSGVLRVSQSEALQILTAASILQIKTVIDECTRIVSQNVGISGSASFPGVPGDSGQETPRGTPESGTSGPSSDAESGYMQTSSHHSLDRIYSTLYSSCSGLGLQNGTRGNRSHYASAAVAASYDSPLPLNQKEGGQDPAWITRIHERSQQMERFLATSESTHCRKQPRPVRLQTGDIHIKQEQGDEYNCYGLEDCREDHEQPECTESEPKGESFDSGVSSSIGTETDSVEQPFLSGFTRENCPNKGQQGDGGTPVQIEVNDSSPEQTHEAVEDGGGNGPAQEGGELGIHQPLQANLAAPQSVPGGQLYLRPGEPLTSNLRMPLTLTSNTQVMGTAGNTFLPTLFATQSASDNKPFLFSLPQSMGNQQPQFVAVPSPSMPPFPSGLSVPPGGGQQQGGAAVGQHGEKKPYACTLCCKTFTAKQNYVKHMFVHTGEKPHQCSICWRSFSLKDYLIKHMVTHTGVRAYQCSICNKRFTQKSSLNVHMRLHRGEKSYECYICKKKFSHKTLLERHMALHSTGTGVSGVSATGNTGGPASIPAPMAVPEPGAGVVALAMPVGAGGAGGGVGSTGVGVAAEASCQEGTTYMCSVCPVKFDQIEHFNDHMRKHVSDG, encoded by the exons ATGACCGAACGCATTCACCACATTAATCTCCACAACTTTAGCAATTCTGTACTTGAGACCCTCAATGAGCAGCGAAACCGCGGGCACTTCTGTGACGTGACCGTTCGGATCCATGGTAGCATGCTGCGAGCTCACCGTTGTGTGCTGGCTGCAGGGAGCCCCTTCTTTCAGGACAAGCTGCTCCTGGGCTACAGCGACATCGAGATCCCCTCTGTGGTGTCCGTACAGTCCGTCCAGAAGCTGATCGACTTTATGTACAGTGGTGTGCTGCGGGTCTCCCAGTCCGAGGCCCTGCAGATCCTCACAGCTGCCAGCATTCTTCAAATCAAAACCGTTATTGATGAGTGCACTCGCATTGTTTCACAGAATGTTGGGATTTCTGGATCTGCCAGCTTCCCTGGGGTCCCGGGTGACTCGGGGCAAGAAACGCCACGGGGAACTCCAGAGTCTGGCACCTCCGGTCCCAGTAGTGACGCCGAATCAGGCTACATGCAAACATCATCACACCACAGCCTTGACCGCATTTATTCCACGCTTTATTCCAGCTGTTCTGGGTTGGGCCTGCAAAATGGTACCCGGGGAAACCGCTCCCACTATGCCAGTGCTGCTGTGGCAGCCAGCTACGACTCACCCCTTCCACTAAATCAAAAGGAGGGAGGGCAGGACCCTGCCTGGATTACACGCATTCACGAGCGTTCCCAACAGATGGAACGCTTCCTGGCCACGTCAGAGAGTACACACTGCCGCAAACAGCCTCGACCTGTGAGGCTCCAGACAGGTGACATTCACATCAAGCAAGAACAAGGTGATGAGTATAATTGCTATGGGCTCGAGGACTGTCGTGAGGACCACGAGCAGCCAGAGTGCACTGAAAGTGAACCCAAAGGTGAGAGCTTTGATTCGGGTGTCAGCTCCTCCATTGGCACTGAGACTGATTCTGTTGAGCAACCATTCTTGTCTGGGTTCACTCGGGAAAATTGTCCAAATAAAGGCCAACAAGGTGATGGTGGAACTCCGGTGCAGATCGAGGTCAACGATTCGTCTCCTGAGCAGACCCATGAGGCAGTTGAAGATGGTGGTGGAAATGGTCCTGCGCAAGAAGGGGGTGAACTTGGTATCCATCAGCCACTTCAAGCCAACCTAGCTGCACCCCAATCCGTGCCAGGTGGGCAACTGTACCTACGGCCAGGTGAGCCACTTACCAGCAACCTGCGCATGCCCCTCACCTTGACCAGCAACACGCAGGTAATGGGAACTGCAGGCAACACTTTCTTGCCCACACTCTTTGCCACCCAGTCAGCCAGCGACAACAAGCCTTTCCTCTTCAGTCTGCCCCAATCCATGGGGAATCAGCAGCCCCAGTTTGTGGCAGTGCCCTCTCCCAGCATGCCCCCATTCCCCAGTGGGCTGTCAGTGCCACCAGGTGGAGGTCAACAGCAAGGTGGTGCGGCAGTGGGACAGCATGGGGAGAAGAAGCCCTACGCATGTACTCTCTGTTGTAAGACCTTTACTGCCAAACAAAACTACGTCAAACACATGTTTGTGCACACTG GTGAAAAACCGCACCAGTGCAGTATCTGCTGGCGTTCATTCTCGCTGAAGGATTATCTTATCAAACACATGGTTACGCACACGGGCGTCCGAGCTTACCAGTGCAGCATCTGCAACAAACGCTTCACCCAGAAGAGCTCACTTAACGTCCACATGCGCTTGCACCGCGGAGAAAAGTCCTACGAGTGCTACATCTGCAAGAAGAAGTTCTCCCATAAAACCTTGCTGGAGCGCCACATGGCCCTGCACAGCACTGGAACGGGGGTCTCTGGTGTCAGTGCCACGGGAAACACCGGTGGCCCCGCATCCATCCCGGCTCCGATGGCCGTTCCAGAGCCAGGAGCAGGAGTGGTGGCTCTCGCCATGCCGGTGGGAGCGGGCGGAGCAGGGGGCGGAGTCGGAAGCACCGGAGTGGGCGTTGCTGCAGAAGCAAGTTGCCAGGAGGGGACCACCTACATGTGCTCCGTGTGCCCAGTCAAGTTTGACCAAATCGAGCACTTCAATGACCACATGCGCAAGCATGTCTCCGACGGataa